The window TAAGCAAGTACATTACGCACGATTATTCTCACGAGATTGAAAAGGCGCAAAAGACGGCACTTATCAGCAAAAACTCAAAGCAGATTGCAATGAGGATTGCAAGGGATGGCATCGGCTCATTCGAGATAAGCAGGATGGTTTGCACCACATGCGCCACAATAAATCCGGATTATGACTGCCTTTTTTCAACTGCAAGAAAATGAATGTGGCAAAGGTTAAGGCAAGGTGCTTGTTATGACAAAGGCTACAAAGGGCAATAGGAATGGCGAAGGCCAGGTGCTTGAAATCAGGAACCTGCACGTCTCAATAGAGGCGGATGGGAAAAAAATCCTCCAGGGGCTTGACCTTACAGTGAGGCAGGGCGAAATTCACGCAATAATGGGGCCAAATGGAAGCGGAAAGTCCACAATGGCACTTGCAATTCTTGGGAAAAGCAACTACAAAGTAGACAGCGGGGACATACTTCTAAACGGCGAGTCAATAGCGGATTTGGACACTGACAAGATTGCAAAGAAGGGCATCTTTCTTTCAATGCAGTCGCCAATCGAAATAGGGGGTGTAACGTTCTCAAGCTTTTTGAGGGTTGCCCATGCTGCAATGAAAGGGATAAAGCCCCTTGAGGTGCTTGATTTCAGAAAGCTGCTTGAGAAAAGGATGAAGCAGCTTGACTTTGACAGCTCGTTTGCATCAAGATACATAAACGAGGGATTTTCAGGCGGGGAGAAAAAAAGGGCGGAAATACTGCAGCTGTCGCTGTTTGAGCCAAAGTTTGCAATATTGGACGAGACAGATTCCGGCCTTGACGTGGATGCCCTGCGGACTGTTGCCGAAGGGATAAACAAGGTGGCAGGGCCGGGAGTTGGCATAATAATAATCACGCACTACTCGCGCATTTTGCGCTACATAAAGCCGGATTTTGTCCATGTTCTTGCAGGCGGCAGGATAATAAAAAGCGGCGGGGCAGACCTGGCGCACAAGATTGAGGAAAAAGGGTATGGATGGGTGAAAAGCGAGGTTGCGGCCAAGAATTCTGGAAGCTAAGCAAGGGCATTTCGATTCGCTGATTTTGGAAGTTGTTTGTTATGGCGGCACTGAAAATTGAGCGCGAAG is drawn from Candidatus Parvarchaeota archaeon and contains these coding sequences:
- the sufC gene encoding Fe-S cluster assembly ATPase SufC; the encoded protein is MTKATKGNRNGEGQVLEIRNLHVSIEADGKKILQGLDLTVRQGEIHAIMGPNGSGKSTMALAILGKSNYKVDSGDILLNGESIADLDTDKIAKKGIFLSMQSPIEIGGVTFSSFLRVAHAAMKGIKPLEVLDFRKLLEKRMKQLDFDSSFASRYINEGFSGGEKKRAEILQLSLFEPKFAILDETDSGLDVDALRTVAEGINKVAGPGVGIIIITHYSRILRYIKPDFVHVLAGGRIIKSGGADLAHKIEEKGYGWVKSEVAAKNSGS